aaaaaatattaaaaaagtgaagaatatggtgttTGAGAATCATCAGGCATGTGCTAGAAAGGTGGCAAGAGAGCttgatgattttggtgaatattttgggtatgaaacgcgttcttgctcgactcgtctcgttaaagctgatttttttttttcaaaagtagtACGAtcgtgaccgaatttaaagccgaaAGCACAATGAATTCCATCGATCAACCATCTTATCCACCAGATTTGGCTCAGTGTGATTTTTgtttgttccccaaactgaaattgctgctcATGAACTGCTGAATTCagctgaaggagctgaaagtatttccaaaaagtgcttatgaaaagagCTTCGAAGACTGGAAAAATCAATAGCTTATACCTTTAAAAATGACAAAATAACAAATGGTCTGATCATCATGAACTTTTTCTGCCTGTTCGGTATATAATTCCATATACGATAACCTATGAGTTTTTTTATCTGATCCAAACTTGAAGCTTGGCAAGCCGAATACGatgaaattcaaatgttttgttCAAAAACGTCTCCATTTTGTCAGTTTTTGATTACTTTTCTGATCACAGGTCATTATGCGGAGAATATATTCTAGTTTAGGCTTCATCCACATAGAAAGTCGGAGTTACTGCAGCATTGGAGGACCTTATTTAGCGAAAATCTCGACGCTTTTTATGCTGTCACATGCCATCCTAACCATATtcgtctgtttgtctgtctgtctgtttgtctgtccatCTATTGATATatcgaactagtccctcagtttttaagatatcgatctgaaatttcgcacacatcCTTCTAAGAGtataataaatttgattaatAGAAATTATCATTCTTCCGAAACACCGTAATTTGATAAGAAATTTCTTCGATCGAAGTTGTCGTAGAATTTTAGATTTTCTGAAAGATACCTCCTACTATGCATGTATTTTTGTTGCAGTAGATATTAAGCTTTCAAACCCGCACTGCGTCTTATTTATAGCAATGTATGTCGACGGCGAGAAGTCGTAACGCTACTGCATGTCAGTGGAAAACTTTCGAACTTCCAACACAACTGACACTGCCGCCACACAATCAGCTTACAGTGTCAATATACCGCAACGCGGAGCAAAGTGGCTTCGCTTGGTGTACCATAAGCTTGCCACCAATGCAATGTTCAGTTGTTCTCGCGTTGGTTTCACAGCGCTtcgtttgcttttattttgcgAATTGTTAATGcacaacttttttgttgaacACACCTACCCACAAGCGCAATTGTATATaccctacatatatatatatatatatacatctatacaaatacatatacctTCAATATAGAGCTGCTACCCGCAAGTGCTGCTACGGGTCTCTTGCTGCAGTCGCTATCGCAGTACTCGCATATATCGGTACCTCGAGTCAACCGTCAATTCGCACAGTTGCAGTTATAACCACAGCTGCAGTTTTACTTCGGCTACGACTCTGTGTTGGAGTTGCAATTGTAGTGATCCGTGTGCCATTCGCTTAAGTTTGGTCCATTTGTGCTTTTGTTCGAAGCTTGACAAACATTCCACTCTTTcggttttcttttgttttttgttttgcggcGAAAAGTTTCCTGTCGGACGGACTAACAATACATTGAAGTTCTTGCTACAGTGTGTAAGTTTTGGTGAATATTGCCGAAAGTCATGGACTATAacaaaatctgatgagtcgacgttaccagagaaaggttctgcggaagatttatagtcttTGGAGCATTGGCAGTGGCGAgaatcgcattcaatggaacggtGAGCTATATAAGAtgttagcgaattaaaagacagcggttacgctggctaagtcactCTAGCTCTGATTGTTTTCGAAGTAGTGCTCggcgggggaagcaaaggaagaggaagacctggctttgcttggaatctccaattggcgtcacacTGCGAAAACgaccggcgcgctgttgttaactcggctataaccgcgtaagcggtgtctacgccagtaaagaagaagatttgaCGAACCAATTAATTCCATTTAAGATCCTTGAAACACCTTTTATGACAGCAGTTACAGGTCCGATTATACCCCCAATAACATAATTCTCGAACAGGCCGAAAGAgttgataaaaatatatgtcCATGAGTTTTCACTTGGTTTTGgcttaatatatgtacttaccaGGAATTGGTCAGACAATCTTGATACTCACCGATTTCAAAAAGACGATACACAATGTCACCCTGCGAAACAAACTATTCAGTTGCCTCAATGAAAATTCCTTGGATTTATCATATTAAAACAAGATGAAACGTTAATAGTAAGCTGCACTGAAGTTTAATACCTTTGAGGGTTATTTTTATGGCATAAAAGGGTAGAAAAGAATCATTAtcttgagtttgatcgatctgacagctatatgccatagtggtccgatctgaacagtatGCTCAAACCTTAGATAacaatctatgccaaatttcgtggttTGAGTTCAATCGGACAGTTTGTAGGACAGCTATATCCCATAGttacccgatctgaacaattttttcgaagctTGTAGCACTGGCTTGAAGAACAGGGTATATTCaatttgccatgaagtttgcaACATCccgaagaaaatttataaatgatcagcgggACAAACAAACCGAACATTTGGAATGAAGTGCCTTGAGCTTCAGTATGgactttgaactttttttttatagaaagccttttcatttgacgaaatttcttcaaaacattTGGTATAAGATATTATCCTAGACAAGGGtgcaatcttcaaaaaattcagatcagatcactataacatatagctgtcatatgaactgatcgattaaaatcaagttcttgtattaaactatattatttttcaaggcTATTTCAGCTGTGGTACAATTGAAATTAAGGTTTTCCctgcttttataatattttaagtcCAGAAAATTGCATTCAGGTATGGCGTAAGACCACTGTGCGCTTGCAGAAGTAAGTCATGTACGGCATCGctagacaaaaaaaaaagcgGCAAGGCAGTTGTCTCGTGAGTATCGAATTATGACActtttagtggtttttaaaaattgcaaaactcTTACTATAGTGCAAACACTAGTGATTTGATTTGCGAGTGTTGTTGCATCGGCAACTACTGGCTGCCGCTTATAACTAGTATGTCTGTTGTAGTTGCCGGGCATTGTGCTTTCGttgtataattttatgtttttaaagttttaattctTCTTGGCTGACTATGTGTGACTGCTGGCACATCCCAGACGGGATAAACGAACCCAAAGTTGCTGGCATGCGACACGATGATGTCTTCAACAAAGCATGCGACAAGTGGCAACGGCGACAACAACATTTCGAATGACAACGACGACGACTATTGCCACCAAAAGTTTATCAATAAAATTCTGacataaactttttaatttgatgtGTTATTATCTGGTGGATGTGTTGCTGCTAAAAGTGAGCTACTAAGTgtatatacgtgtgtgtgtgagtatgtgcaTAGTTGCTTAAGTTTTGTAAAGAAAACGTCTACGCATCTGGGTATTAATGTGTTGACACTGGGAATACGCTAGTTTACTCACGCAACTACAAATGTTTAAACGTATGTActttataacatattttcaaaaagtttatttcatCCTCGTTTAAGAGGTGACAACATTTAGCGCTTGCAGTAGAAATTTACAACGCAAAGTTGTGTGGTTGCTTTGGATATTGACAGTTAACTGTAATGCTGTTAAGGGAATACGGCATGGTAAAGGGACCGTGAAATTGGTTATTTCCTATAAAAAAAGGTTGGCCTTTCGGAAATTGATTTGAGTTTtggcaaaaccaaaaaattgtgTGGTACGGCTGTacgctaattaatcgtttttcGGCCACCAGCAATATTGTTATTTACCATATTagaatttagaattttataATCATTACAATTGCCATAATTTCTGATTTTATCGTTTGTAATAAATTTCTTTTCCCAACAACTATTTATGTAAGTAGTTTCTAACtgataatgaaaacaaaagttcGACcaggttttattaaaatattttttatgtacaaaaatagtgaaatttgttagttttcatatcgtttaattttttgtacgtAAACAATTTCTATCACAGAATAAATAATTGCCAACTAAACCGCctacaatataaaaaattcttatcGACTGCAtactttttcattaaaataggcaaataaaaatgtagaataCATTCTATACAAACTACAAATTTACctattattgatttaaaattatgaaattttttaatatttagcagaatattctaaaaaattataaatacaaaaagtatTAATGTATTTGAGCATACAGCAGCTTCTGAGACTTAAATGCATACTTATTTACAGCTTCCTCTTCGGCGTAAGGTATGTACAAACGCACCTGGTAAACTTCACCTCAGCCAGCGATAGCCGCTTTCAAGCCTTTAATTTTATTCACCTTCTCCACACCGACACTATTTGCGAATTGTTTGCGTGCTTCATCTTTGTATTCCTGTATGTTGTAGTGCGATTGCTATGTAGaaaagaaatcaacaatttagtgattttcagtaaaaaaaaaatgtttcttacaTTAAATGCATCCTGGAACTCGATTTTGGTCAAACGCTGCAAACCACGGAAGTTGCGCCCTAAAATGCGTCCCAATTCATAGCGTGACACTCGGTAAGCTTCGGTTGTGGTGGACATTTCCGCGCTGCCAGACTGATCTTCATCGCTTATTTTCTAGCATTGAAATTATTGATAATAATTAAAGTTTACGGTGATTATAATAAATCATTTAATTTCCATTACCATTGTACTCGTGTGTGGCCTTATTGTCGCTTTTGGCGGCGCTGGATCGCTGAATCCTTCATTCAATAAATTGTAAACGTCGCTAAGTGTGTCTCTTGTGTCAACATATTGCtgtaattaaagaaataatgtCATGACGGTATTAAGAATGAAACGTATCAAAAACGAAAAAgctttaacttcggttgcaccgaagctgtaacatcattcataaattaaaaaattgtcatataagaaatattattaataataatattatataatattatttcgaTTGTTCAGTTAGTATAGTAGTATGTATTGGAGAAGAAACAGCTGAAAgacatgtttatatatatacagagaGGTAGACGGGCAGACTAAGTAAATATATAGCCATAATTGTAATATTACTTCAGTTAATAAAGAAAGGCTAAGATCGGCAAAGCTGATCCTTTggtatttatgtaatttaagaACAGGGAACTTcatgaaattatatattatataacttatttatttattgttatggATATTCAATCCTGACGGAGATTTTGGTACTGCTTTTGAAGTCTATAtcccaccacgaattccacacCGAATTTGTGCTCCCTTATATGACATTAGGCCGGACCGGACATTATAGGTGCATACCCCTAAATCATAATCCTTAATGGTTCACTTTCTTtcggggcgttttttacgtggcgagtcccaaacccaacACACAAGCCTGGGCGGAAAAATGGTTCACtttcttactttagctcgccttcaaacggatgctcTTAGGCTTCCTCTGGGTAgctgtgagctgcttgagccaaatgtaaaagaatcgttgctggccactcccaagtgaatggtgttcaacttctacacatggcttcaTCCTCCTTGAGAACTTCacaatacatatagtatataaaaaacttacatatattttatattatctaGGAATGCGCTCGGTCTTGTAAAAAGAAATCCAttgttattgcatttaattgaattttgtatttataattatcCTATTTTGATGAAATGAACAATATTCAGTTCAAAAACTTCTGGGGCGACTTTCAGTGTTGCCATTCTCATAGCAGCTCTCGTCTTTATTGGCGAAAAACTGGCACAGTATACAAATATTATCACAAGTTTGTTTTTAGGTGAATGtttcaaaagcaaaatcatACACCATCAGCGAAAATAAGTAGTAATCACTTGATGCCAGGTCCCAGGTCTTCTTGCTAATCCTTTCCGATGCGCGTGGACCGGCGTCGTTCTAATTGAACACAATTCTCTCTTATTAGCCAAAGCTGGCCACTTCGGGGCGATTGCTTAGGTTAGACGGCTTAATTTCTCACAATGCAGGTCTGAAGTGAAATATATCATATTATATAATTCCCTGCACATTCCACCACACAAATAGCAAAACCCTTCTTAACCGTTAATCCTTACTTAAAACCTTCAAAAATGGATCGATTTATTGTCTAACAATTCATATTACGTTTCAGAAAACgtgaaaatttcaacaaaaacaatggaATAAAAACATTAGAactaatatgtatttattaaaactaatcgagcaactttttaaataaaaaaacaattcgaATGGAATATGGAACTACTTTCCTGTATACTTGATTTTCTGTCTACGTCACCATTGTTtagatatttattgattttttgtagCTAGATTATGGTTCagtatacaataattttaattatatgaaGTGTATGTATATCATGTATATCGACCaccaaaatgcaaaacaacttaTTATCGAagaaatcgattttgagttttttattgctcaagattcactacatcatattacatacttatatgtagcATAACATTTTTATCTTCCGCTGttagatataaccaatatataaccattgtATAAGCAAACCTCAAACTATATTTCAATATGAATGGTATATCGTTCTTCTATcgtctgtaaacttatgaaaagtgatgtgtatatgtgtaatatttgtacgaaaataaaatttctaaataattttcatttgcaacaattttttagttaattatattattataatacttaCATCAACAAGTAAATTTTTCGTCGTCACCATTTTCTGAAAAAAGTCCCAAAATATGCCACGTTTTGTACGCGATTTTGGAATATCTTCCGGCGCTATTGTCTTAACTATTTCATGTGTTATACCATATGCATCTGTTTCTATATCCACTTCATCCGGCAACTGCGTATAACCTGTCACTACTGCAGACAAGACTAAGCAcaccaaaaataatttgtgaGATGCCATCGCTTCTTAGTGATTACAACCAAAAACTGCAATGAGtcattaacaaatattttaatcatttatattaattaattacgtTAAGatcaaatagaaataaataacaacCTTAGTAGgtgataacaaaataataatttaatcaaTCAAATCATAAAGCACTTTTCATAATAGCTCGATGTGAAACAGAATTATGGAAAAACAAAGATCGGACCATTAGCAAAAAGAGCAATGCAGCGTTGCTGTAGTGGCGTGTGTTCGTGGTGCGGATCACATTATGACACCGTAACAATGTGTAAAAGTCAGTTTATGTTTGTCAGTGTCATTGTTGCTCCACGTTTTTCCGATAATCTAAGCTATTTGCGAGCGTTATGTGCCTTCATGAGCAGCTCATTATTTTGGCATTtgacatgcatacataagtagtacgtacatacatacatacatgatgtACGTGAGAAGGACACGCGAGCTAACAGAGACAACAGCAGATTTATATTCATGTAATTGACTATCATCGAATGACTTTGCTGTTGGCATTATACCCCTTGATCAAGTAACAACAATAAGCGGAATAAACCATGCAACATGCAATGACCAGCAAACGGTAACCAGCTACTAACGTGAACAGacataaaaaatgtgtatgttttCATCCAATTCACGTACGCACTAACATATTCATTCATTCGAACGGGTGAGAAGCTGGAGAAAGGGGTAGTGGTAGTTTCtgccacacaacaacaacaagcgctaTGCAGGGGTATTAAGTTTTCGCCTTTCATAGTTGCAGCGATACGCCAGTGAATCGGCGAAAATCGTTTTGGACACGTTGTTGTTCTggatgtatgcatgtgtgcgtgtatgtatatatgaatacgTAGTGCTGTTAAATTAGCAGCTGATTGCTCTGTTTGCCATGGATTCTGCATTGCCTGGAATGCGAAAACTATTGAGCATCATAGCAAACTGAATGCATAATTAATCATTACCCATACATGTAAACAGTCAAACAATCACGTACTCCTATTTAACCAATTACAAAACTAATTGAAATACGCATCTCTTATTGtgctaattgaattaaaaatgaattacaAATCACAAATGAATTTGAGAAGTGAGCATGAAATTTGATGTACCGAACGTAATTAAGCGTAATTAAGCGGTACAACCACAAACTATTCGTTTacgttgtgtgtgtgtgtgtgtgtgtgtgtgtaagaaatcaattattattattctattaataaaacgaaattaattgaacggattttatttagaattaaattta
The DNA window shown above is from Bactrocera tryoni isolate S06 chromosome 4, CSIRO_BtryS06_freeze2, whole genome shotgun sequence and carries:
- the LOC120774233 gene encoding uncharacterized protein LOC120774233; translated protein: MASHKLFLVCLVLSAVVTGYTQLPDEVDIETDAYGITHEIVKTIAPEDIPKSRTKRGIFWDFFQKMVTTKNLLVDQYVDTRDTLSDVYNLLNEGFSDPAPPKATIRPHTSTMKISDEDQSGSAEMSTTTEAYRVSRYELGRILGRNFRGLQRLTKIEFQDAFNQSHYNIQEYKDEARKQFANSVGVEKVNKIKGLKAAIAG